The following are encoded together in the Vigna unguiculata cultivar IT97K-499-35 chromosome 2, ASM411807v1, whole genome shotgun sequence genome:
- the LOC114173924 gene encoding ACT domain-containing protein ACR4, which produces MAFMSEVNMSFSHYMDDEYEKLFRRMNPPRVVIDNESCKNATVIRVDSANKHGILLEVVQILTDLNLIITKAYISSDGGWFMDVFNVTGQDGNKVTDEAILDYIRKSLGPESCVTSPIRSVGVEQTMDHTAIELMGSDRPGLLSEVSAVLTNLKCNIVNAEVWTHNTRAAAVMHVTDEETGSAITDPKRLSMIKELLCNVLGGGNKKRGAKTVVTDEVTHTERRLHQMMFADRDYERDNDDGFDEKQRPNVNVVNWSDNDYSVVTIQCKDRPKLLFDTVCTLTDMEYVVFHANIDAEGPEAYQEYYIKHIDGSPVKSDAERQRVIQCLAAAIERRVSDGLKLELCTTDRVGLLSDVTRIFRENSLTVTRAEVSTKGGKAVNTFYVRGASGFPVDLKTIESIRQTIGNTILKVKGSPSEMKSVPQDSPSRSLFSGLFKSRSFVNFGLVKSYS; this is translated from the exons ATGG CTTTTATGTCTGAGGTCAACATGAGCTTCTCTCACTACATGGATGATGAATACGAGAAACTCTTCCGGAGAATGAACCCTCCCAG GGTTGTAATCGATAATGAATCCTGCAAGAATGCCACTGTTATACGG GTTGACAGTGCAAACAAGCATGGAATACTTCTTGAAGTTGTACAGATCCTCACTGATCTAAACCTCATCATAACCAAGGCTTACATATCTTCTGATGGTGGATGGTTCATGGATG TTTTTAATGTTACTGGACAAGATGGAAACAAGGTTACTGATGAGGCCATTTTGGATTACATTAGAAAG TCTCTCGGTCCCGAATCTTGTGTTACTTCTCCCATTAGATCTGTTGGGGTTGAGCAAACAATGGACCACACAGCAATTGAGCTTATGGGAAGTGATAGGCCAGGATTGCTTTCAGAAGTCAGTGCTGTTTTGACCAACCTCAAGTGCAATATAGTGAATGCAGAGGTGTGGACTCACAATACCCGTGCAGCCGCAGTAATGCACGTTACAGATGAAGAAACCGGATCTGCTATCACTGACCCTAAGAGGCTCTCTATGATCAAGGAACTTCTATGCAATGTGCTTGGTGGTGGCAACAAGAAGAGGGGAGCTAAAACTGTTGTCACAGACGAAGTCACACACACTGAGAGAAGGCTTCACCAAATGATGTTTGCTGATAGGGATTATGAACGAGATAATGATGATGGCTTTGATGAGAAGCAAAGGCCAAATGTGAATGTTGTGAATTGGTCTGACAATGATTATTCAGTAGTAACTATTCAGTGTAAGGACAGGCCAAAGCTTCTCTTCGACACAGTTTGTACTTTGACAGACATGGAGTATGTGGTTTTTCATGCAAATATCGATGCTGAGGGGCCGGAAGCATATCAG GAATATTACATCAAGCATATTGACGGGTCCCCTGTGAAATCAGATGCAGAAAGACAAAGAGTGATACAATGTCTTGCAGCTGCAATTGAGAGAAGAGTTTCCGAC GGTTTGAAGCTAGAACTCTGCACCACCGACAGAGTTGGACTTCTATCTGATGTCACGCGTATCTTCAGAGAGAATAGCCTCACAGTTACAAGGGCAGAAGTGTCCACAAAAGGAGGCAAAGCTGTTAACACTTTCTATGTTCGCGGGGCATCTGGTTTCCCTGTTGATTTGAAGACCATAGAATCCATTAGGCAAACAATAGGCAACACAATCCTTAAAGTAAAGGGTAGCCCTTCAGAGATGAAATCTGTTCCTCAGGATTCTCCCTCCAGATCCCTGTTTAGTGGTCTTTTCAAGTCCAGATCTTTTGTGAACTTTGGCTTGGTTAAGTCTTATTCTTGA